In the Hevea brasiliensis isolate MT/VB/25A 57/8 chromosome 8, ASM3005281v1, whole genome shotgun sequence genome, aactcttatgtgtgatagaaaaataggctgagcaaataatgaaagaaatacatGCAAGAAATGTGTAGTTACCATATGAATTGATATGTTCTAGTTGGAAAAAATATTTTCGAAACATTTTAGGATTGGCGTTAATtactcccttatgttctttaaggttatcataGTACTGCAAGGACATCCACGGGGGCAACCCATTCTCTTTAGCAGATGGGACTAAAGTAGtgttatccattaagcaagaggtcaaatccttgagagtgatgctagaagctaagatcctagaaaatgagtgggcctagaagagatatgaagaactagctttgattgatgaaaagaggatgtgagccttgtatcatatgcgaGGCTTATCggaggaagatagctagagcctttaataagaaggtgaagccaagaaagatcaaagagggagacatggttgtgaaacaaactcggcccatcccttttgatccaaaaggaaagtttaagccaaactgggatggtccatacatagtcaaaaagatcttgccagAAGGTGCTGTAAGAATATTAGACCtggatgaaaatgaatttcaagaaccagtcaacttagacaagctcaaatggtactttgtgtgagacaggtccgctaggctgaaaacctgcaaaaggcggtctaggcaaaagtaagggtcaaagaaaaaagaacgaaagaaaaaaaaaagagaaaaagaaaaaagaaaagaaaagaaaagaaaagaaaaaaaatgctagattgaaaacctacaaaaggcagtctaggcaaaaggagagatgagagaagatctggatggaaaacctgaaaaggccattcggcaggttataaagcttatttctaactttggaaggttagaaatttagcaagactaaatgtaagagggagtaatggtgtacctgaataaataaagaagtttttattgcattaaccaggaataggttttattgaattatgattgtgaatgttttgtgtcttgagggatatatcaaaagattaagtaattgaactgcattgttttgatttaacctattgtcttgtgagcatgatagaataggtgcttgatatgaatattctggtgattgtctaatttcaaaaaaagagaaaaagaataagaaaaagaaaagaaaaaaagagagctcgctaagtggaaaacctgaaagggccgcttaggcaaaagttagagcaagcccgctgagatgaaaacccaaaagggcatttcaggcaaaacttagggcacagagaatgaagttcatggaagagaaatgagtcaaggcagaaatcatgggtggagagaagaaaaagaaaaatcagagagaaattatattgtgaccttaaggaagtcttttttggtgaataatttttctcaaaaaaatttgaggttataagaaagtttttgcaaaaagaagtcccccagaggactaagttttttttagaatctctagcaaaatcagcatacccatgataggaagtagcatacaggaagcataaaaatcagagagaattttgagacccagtcatcctaattttttttttcaaatcatgaattagatattttttggtaagtccttagacgttgtttagggcgcatgacatagttgtgtaaggcatagaagaacatgcatcaacatgtcacctgtgggtgtgtaaggcgtagaagaacatgcatcaccacagtttcaaatgtcgaactacgagggggtctgattcttcctcaggatagcgagggggatacgtaggtagtttaggatcgtggtcctaaatacgaacccacaacatttcatgatagatgtttttttggtaagtccttagacgttgtttagggcacatggcatagttgtgtaaggcgtagaagaacacgcatcaacatgtcacctgtaggtgtgtaaggcgtagaagaacatgcatcaccacagtttcaagtgtcgaactacgagtgggtctgattcttcctcaggatagcgagggagatacgtaggtagtttaggactgcggtcctaaatacgaatccacaacatttcaaaacacagagtttccattatcatgagaccgtagatagtctcatgatgcagagtgtatcgacagagtaagatgcattcgattttcacattacaaagttatcactgttatgagaccgtagctagtctcataacacagagtgtatcgacagagcaagatgcactcaattttcacatgacacagttatcactgttatgagaccgtagctagtctcatgacgcagagtgtatcgacagagcaagatacactcatttttcacatgacacaattattactattatgagaccgtagctagtctcataacatagagtatgtcgaccgagcaagatatacttgatcctcatagccaatgtttcatagttattagaaatttgagtttcactttgacgaaacttgagcaatgctttcgcattgatttcaactttcgccaaagtagggggcaaactgtagacccttattttgtgatgagtatgtgcattgaggccgtgggaaacccgatgatgaaaaattatatatgactgtaagatgtaattggaggcatggagctgaattattaattccgtggcatgatcttgaaaaaaataaaaataataataaaattttggggaaattaatttaattaaatttaaataaaattttattttgtttaaatttaatatgggtaattcttaaatggatctaattaagtttaattgggctctatgggcctaagaaagcctagttaggaattttaaatgggacccatttaattattttctaaaaattaaaataacaaaatatctctctcctccttgaccccactctcttcctcactccctattggtgccttccattttttcctgtcttcctattggttgaaacacctcacccatatcccagtcttattcgaactctgcaattgtagttgtttaaatcatctaaactttatcatcctaagactccaaaccctatcacacctctctcccaaaaccctataaataccctactagagaagagaagatgggggggaaagaggaagagaaaattcaaagctataagaaatttagagatattcaagactctttgagttcttccttattttttcttttcttcaagaagattttcatacaagatttctagaaggtcagtttttattgttttcttttcaagatctatgccacacaatattttaattctatgctctttgtcttcaatttattttatatgttcatattgatcatgtaatcatgtttaatttgaggggatacacaactctgcatatGTTTAGTttttgtctctcgtatttttattatttttctttattttccaaatctgtaaaaaatttgtaaaaattatattcatattctacacgaaattccattaattttaggctcaagaatcactaaaaaatctttaatattttataagttatggctgtttgaagttagggttcctgtaaaatctgatttgcaggatatccgacttgtggagcccatatctcccttgttccttaatatttttgtgcaaatctagtgtctaaaattaacttcagaatcttatgaatcttttccaattggttttgcattcatatcttttgtggttaatgagttatgaattttacaaaaaagtagtacgattctgtcacgtagaagagttacgatttatgtagatcattcggctagggttttgtttgatttataaattttatgttactgtatgatatgtaggctatcttctgtaatttttttatgatttttaggcatgtttaactatttttaaaaaatcaaatttcttgctactgttaatctgccagaatttgaaaattgtatatttatgcatgttcttgtattttcttaggttttaattgatatttgatctattttctgtattcttttaattcaagaagtgttataaagtgtttggatcatgttagaagacttagaccattaggtagttgtaactaattaggaatcttaaccctttaggagactagagttagaatccaatgtaaattgttattaatgttttctttatttcttttattttctttagtttctttattttttattacaaacaaaattggtaagtagccctaaggtaagtaccaaagagggcatttgcatggagcttatatggagctaaacgggagtaagccagggatatcattgctatactagaagagaagacccttttttaagggtagcttgccccaatggcaactgcatttaccaacaggtaagtagccctaaacttctcgaataaccattggtatgaaattgtagtaataatagaacttttatttggtaaattaaaattaactttgtttttaatttaactgacttttgcatgtaattaatttaaataaatactttgtaaattaaaattaatcttgtttgtaaattaaactaatattggcatgtaaaataaatttaatttaatacttggtaattgtaaaataaatttgcatgttagaaatctttattaggttgtgattgtttgggacttatgtgatattagaataaattacacatgtacataattaacttagttcaattatccttagggtaacttggtgaaaattaattaattaggttaaatagaaacatagggttatttgaaattgaatttgtttgtaaattaaattcccaataataaattaattttagtcatctggtaaatatcatttaaataattagcaaccccatagataggaattacttgtgcatgaaaattgtgtgtaaacaataaccctttttgtgaattacttgcgtgtgcaggattagaattgcatttttaggataaagtttaataaaggaataataaccaagacttctagaaacattagtagaggactgcactgaattaacgaggttagaccaggcgtaagggtgcCTTACACCTTACGATTAAGTACACACTATCCCGATCCtatacattgggctatggtaatgacggttgtggaaactcgcaaggagtaagttgccatccatgaccctcggaagaaacatcgaatatgtcccggttattacccggtggcgactgtctatctatgccttcgtggcataaatccttagtaccgtggtagtgttatgggaagacggtacttaccagtggtttgattctattaggattgtatgaagtgcatgtctaggaaatgctgtctaaggaggtggtacttaagtgagaccattgtgactccaccatctttcatgggcattacctggtgcattttatataattctaatggatgatatttcgcctcacgccccacccccaCAAGCCCAATGTTGAAATTTTTTAGAAAAGAAAACATATAGTTTTGGCCCATGGTTGGACTTTAAGACTAGTTTCAATCAATCcaattttgatcaattttagtcAATCTAGTTCTAGGCTAGATTGATTCGATTTTGAACTAGACCATGGCAAGGTCTATGTGAGATTACTCTAACTTCGGAAAAATCTATCCAAGTGCATGTTTAAGCACATAAAAATGATTTAGCTTTCAAAATGCCTATACTTTTGGGCGAATAAACCTTTTAGACTAAAGAATCTCGATACATAAATTTCAATGTCACAAATGATTTCTAAATCGATATGCAATAGCCCATTTGGATAGGctgttatatatattaatttagattttttttataacTACTAATTTAGAAGTTATttcatcataaaaataaaaaacaattctATAAATCTCAACGAAGATTCCACTTTGATGGTGGTAAAGACGATTGCCAAACCccggctcagtctgctgctcaatTGGAAAATTGAGAATCAAGTCTAGGGCTAGTTCCCCTAAACaactaaaaatattaaaactcgaCACAAAATTGGGCAGGTTTCAGTCATTCTTTTTGACAATTTTTGCACCAAATAACATCGTTTTGTGCGCATAATATTTATTGATTAGTGAAATGTAACAACTATTTATAGGGCAAAAAATACAAAATGGCTTTTTCTTTTTTCAACATCTCTAACATAATGGCGATCTTCGTTTTTCCATAATGTAACTGTCAACTCTTGTTATGAATAATGCAAGTTTATTACCAGTGtttatgaataaataattttgaaGAATGACTGTCTACTAAAAATTaagtaatattaattaaaatttaaggataAATTAAACATAGTTAAATATTAAAAGGACATATTTCTAAAATACAAGCTAATatactaaaaaataatttataaagaattatatatattaatttaatattaatttattaatggtTCTTTAATAGGAGATTGGGAAAGTAGAGACTCGAATCTGGATCTATCAAGTGAGTGATATATTTTCAGTCATTGGCTAAAATCAGACTAggcaaaattattaaaatttgatactTATTGATAGTTTATAATGTAACATTAATTTAATATCCtcatattaagaaaaaaaaatttaaagttaCAGGAATGTCGTATGGGATATTCTGGTTTTGTTGGTGGGAGTGGGGATTCGTTTGGTTTAGGGAAGGGCCGCGTGGTCCGTTCCAGAGAAAAGCGAAGGATGTTGTGGGTTTGGCCCATCACGGTGGCCCAGTTCACGTAAGGCCTTTTAtccaaaattaatattaaatcaaatACATATGTGATATGACgagagaatatatatatacacatatatataatatGTAGCTTAGCCATTGAAATTAGCCCTAACTTTCTGACTTTCAATAATCaagtcaattttttttattacaatgaAATCGCTTTATTTAAAATTTCCTATTAatacattaataaaatattaaattaattttttacacAGTCGAATTAGTTgaagttactttttttttttttaaggcaaGTTGCTTATAAAAAATTACAACTGTTATTTTgtacttttttttctttattttgtacTTCTACCACAAATGCAAATGGATAGATTAAaagggaaaataaattaaaataacataCAAAAAGATTTGAGCGAATCTTCATTAACTGACAGGGAAGAAATaagtgggggggggggggcggcCACCAGATTCCCAACCACCATGAACAACACTAGGAAGATACCATTACAAGATGATTTGTGTTTTCTAGGGGTAAGCATTAATTCAAACTAAACTACATCGaatcaaattataaaaattaaattacatgtTTAAGAAATCAAACCgagctaaaataaataaaaaatcaaatcgaattaaatcactctattttaattcaattcaaatcgatcagttttaattttttattattttttaatttaaatttaatttttaaattatttaatctgaTTTCGATCTTAATTTGAATCTAATAGCCattgaattaaatattttatatatatataattcataaattcctcacaaataaatcaatttaaaaatcaataaatttattcaatttgattcaatttaattaattttttctcttcaaaatcgaaccgaaccaaaataactaaaatttttataatataaaatcaaaccaaattatattaaaaatcaaaccaaattaccGAATTAAGACAATTCGATTCAATTTAAACCGAATAAGGCTCACCCCTAGAATTTTCAACAGCAAAAACTGAGTTGATTTTGCATCGATTGCAATAATGCAGCAAGCTAAAAAGTTAAAGAAATCTGCATAAAAATTATTCAGAATGCGACTCTAATTTAGTTCAGCATAGAAACAGCCACTCTATAAAGGAAAGCCTTAGCATAAGAAAGGCTCCATATATCAAACCCTCCCCAAAGCCCACAAGTGTTGCTCGGCGAGTCAAACCTTACATATAATTCAAACACATCAGAGTGAAAAAAACTACTTAATTGGGCAAGTACTGAAGCCAGGCAACAATGATCAGTGCGAAAATGAAAAGCTTCTTTGTATTGAAATGCTTTCCCACCTTTCTTAAAGCTCTCTACAAACATGGATAAACGGATCTTGATAAGCTAATATCTAGACCTTCAAAAGGCAGGAAATGGACATGCAAGTAAAACACAAACTATAGGAAAAGAAATCTAGAAACCAGTCATATAAGATTACAAAAGCCAATAAAACAAGAACCCTAAACCCATACTTCTAGGGAATGAAAACCTGTCAGGAACCAACGAATGTACGGAAGATGCGTCATAGAAATACTTCAATTTGAGGCAGCCCACCCAAACTATCACAAATGAAGAATCTCAAGACTTAGCACTACTATTACAATATTGACGCTTTAAAGCAGCAAGACAGCTTCACAATTGCAGTCCATGGCTCAAGGAGCAATCACAGCAATTAGCTTTCATATTCTACTCTCAAGCAACATAAACCTTAAATTAATCCATGCAGCTGGGGGATGGTAATAGCTAGCAAACATTAACAATCCCATTTGCTACATTCCGCTTCTCTAAGGCAAGCGGCTTACTTGCCATCGACGCATTCCCAGCTTTTGTAACTGGGCCATTCTCAGTAGGCTTCAGGTCCCCATTGGACTGAGCAATTGAAATGCTTCCCTGGGTCACATCACTCACAACCTCCAGTGTATTGTGTGACATATTTGCCACTTCTTTCTTCTCGTCTTCAAGCTTTCTTTCTAATACCTGCACTTGTGTAAAATATAAATGTGCAAAGTGTTACATTGACACAAGAATTCTCTTAAATGGAAGGGAATCACAAGGAATTGCCACATACTAGCTAAACAATTAGCATTTTAAAACAATAAAACCAAACAAAAAACATATTTATATAACTAGGGGGACAAAGAAAATCTTGCCTGTTTCTGGAACTGCTGTTGCTTGGCCTTCTTCTCCTGAATCATCTTCTGACGCTTCTCATAAAATCCAAAATCATCCAAAATGCATGTTTTGCTGGAGTGGTCTTTGAATATTTTGACCATTTTAAGCCCCAGCTCCAGTTTAACCTACAAAAAACCCCCCCAAGAAAATTGTTGTTTACAATGAAGAATGAAGAACAAGAAAAGAGAAAAACAGGTGGAGCCACGTATTCAGCTAAACAAGTAACTACCTCTTGTGTGTCCCTGCTGTTGGTTACAGGTTTGTTCTCATTGTTCTCAAGGGTGATGTGCTTCAATAAACTATTAGGGATATCCTTTACAATGTGCCACTTCAATGGGAAACAACCAGTCCACTTGTCCTGTTGCCAGTATTCCACATTCTTGTGAAAATCAACTGGCCCAACCATCTCCGCAAGGCCAACAAATTGCCCACTAGTATTTACCTGGATAAAATTCAAAAGAACAAATGATAAGGGCCAAGAACagtagttaaataaaaaaaaggtgGAATTCAAATGCATTTATATGCTCACCgagaagaaaagaaatacaggGCAGCCACCAGATTTCTGCTGGGCCTCCTGATATGCTGCATCAAGCTTCTTGTTCCCATTTGGCGTGCTGGTCCAGACATTATATTTTATGCTCTTATGGACATCATCCTCACTATAAGACTTGATAACAAAAAATTTAGCATCACTATAATCATCAGGGAAATCTGCTTTGTTATATTGCTCCTTGTCTGGAGTAGTAGCCATCTCATCCTTTCCCTCATTAACAGTTTCAATTGATGGAACATTCTGCCCCTTGACAACTAACGTGACAGGTGCAAAACCCTTTTGGTTCTTAAAACCCTTGGCCCTTGGTCCCCTATTTAGCTCATTTAAACCGTCAATACTATCATTTCGATAACCAAAGTAACCATTGTCTCGCCCTCTGGGTTTATATTTGCTGTCAACAGCCAACCATCCATTTGCATTCATCCTTGAATCATAACCAGTAGATCCAAAGCTCATATTAGATCTAAAAGTATTCCCATACTGACCATAAAACTTGTTTGGGTAAAAACCGTTCATGTATCCATGAGTTGATCCCACGTCAGACATTGGACCAGGTTGATGCAAGCCCTGTGAAGTGAAGCAACATAAACATATAAGAATAGATGCTAAGCAAAACTAACTTTACACTCCAATCACCCATGAGATTGTGTATGTGTATTTTCAGGTTGCTGAAAACCATGAAAGACACTAAGAAATGACTAAGACAGCATAATTTAAGAAGCTGAGGCAGTGGGCACGAATCCTGGTAACTTCTCATGTCTGCTAACAAGCATACTTCTCATGTCTGCTTACAAGCATACTTCTCATGTCTGCTTACAAGCATAGATCCATTAATTAACTACATAGCATGAAATCATAATTGACTGAAGCAATCAAcacaaattaaataataaattctgCCATCATCCAGACctagaaaatttcaaaaaaataattcaatttagaTACTTGAACAAATTTGCAAGCAGCCCATAGCCTACTAGATTATAAACCATTTTTGCCCACAAAACTCATTCAAAAGAACCATCAGTACCTCCATCATTCAGATCAAAATGACACAAATAAAGAAGACAATAGAATTCTGTGTACCATATAATTGGAGTTTTGCCGAAAATTATGGTTCCTCGAAGATGGAATATTATTAGCCTTCAAAAATGAAGTAACACCAGTGTTTCTGTACTTCCCATCAAAGCCAAATCTAGGATCTTGATAACCAGTAGCAGGCATACCACCTGGCAAAATACCCCTTCCATTTGTATTATTCAAATTCAACAATGAATTTTGATATGTAGGTTTAACGGGAATTGATTCATTGTTTCCCTTCATTCCTCCACCACTGACAATGGCACCAGAATTCCCTTTAGTGGTTTCAGTGGGTGAAGTCTTTTGGTCAGGGGCAGTGGAGGCAGTCAGTTCCCCTTGAGACGAGACTGCCTGAGTAGGGGTGAATGACCCACTACTAGCCGTCAGCGGCTGGAAATAAGGAGGATACTGGTAGTGTTGAGGCCCATACATCTGGCCATCATTCACCAATGTTGGAACTGGGGAAGTTGCAGGTGAATATGGGCCATACGGTGCATATCCATAACCATTATGATACATAACAGACCCATTATCCCCATAAACTCCCTGCCAAAAGAATAAGCACATTAAATAACTGTAAAAACTCAACTAGCATACTGAAAACTTTAAGGTAAGAAAGACTAAAATGATACATATTACAAATCCAAAGAAACTGCTATAACTAAATTAGTTTTTGACCAAGTATAAATACTTACTGATGCCATCTCCACTCCATCTGTATTTAAATATCTAGAATAGTTGTCCCACTCGTTACCAGTTCCATTATAGCCTGAAAGAATTCACAAGAATATCAATACAATGCTTAAAAACATTGTGGAAGCTATTTTATCCAGTAAGAAACAGCACACCATCAGTGCTACCAATATTCAATTTTCAAGATTCTTCAAAATTTGACCCAGGAATGAATTCAAAGAAGCTTCTATTAAACAAACTTCAAAAATTGAATTCACGAAATAAACTCAAAAGACATAATCGAAATAAACTCAAAAGACATAATCTTACTTCCGTAATAATAGGCAGGCGAGGAATAACCATTGGGAAGATAGCACATCGTTGGATCCATTAAATCTGGTAAAAATGGCGTCACCGACCGCTCAGATGACTGAATCTGACTATTTGCAGGAACAACCGACTCCGTACTGCCATATTGATAACCAGCAGTCTGCCCAAAAGACAGATATTAACGTTCCAAATCAAACATGCTGAGTCCACCCTTAAATCAAACCATAAGAACAATATCAAAgtcgataaaaataaataaataaataaattaccttCTTGGCGGACTCAGGAAATTCCAACGTGTTCGTTTGAGAATCTAAGGACAAATTCTGCAGCAATTCTGCAGCTTCTATAGGAAAGAAAAAGAGTGAAGGAAATAGACACAACATAGTTCTGTATCTAAACCATTAATTAAGTAAAACTAATAAAGCGGTAGCAAAATTCTCCATCTATTAACCATTTCCTTGCAGAgacaattatataataaaataaaatctataaccaacaaaaaaaaaaagtaatcaaTCAACACTGCAATCACTCTTAGAGCAACAGAGAACATAGAACCCAGCAAACCAAATCCTACCCACCTCAAATCGAGTAAATTATCACATccctaataaaaaataaaaaataaaaaaaaaagtaaatcaaGGCCACATATGAACAAAACAATAGCACATATCAAAAAAACCCTTGAAACAGAAGTTACAGATCTCGACGAGGATTAGAAAGCAATAGaaacaataaaaagaaaatatacccAGATCAGGAAATTGAGAAAGGATACTCTCAGGAGAGGGAGTAACGGTAGCCATAAGCGAATAAAATTGATTTTTAGATCTTATAGATGAAAACCTAAACCTCCGAGAAATAAGGTACAAGTAGGATTTAGGGGTTTGAGTGGAGGGAGAGAGCGAGAGGAGCTCGCAGCCGCCGAGGGGTAAAGGCTTGGAAGCGAAAAGGGTTTAGGTCACTGGGAAGTGTGATTCAAATACCGCCACGGCTCTCTCTTTGGGACCCTAcctctcaatattttttttagattattataatttataatatctaataatttccgttctcaaaaaaaaaatctaataatttcccaaattttgcaaaaaaaaaaaattattattattattattattattattattattattattattttccgttctcaatatttattattattattattacctaAAAAAAATTAGGGatgacaaagaaaaaaaaaacacccTTATTAAGAAGAGGAAATaatggaatgaaaaaaaaaaaatctgataaTAATATAttgtcttttatttttatttcttaaaaaataatatataaatttattattatttaaaaatttttaatttg is a window encoding:
- the LOC110641838 gene encoding YTH domain-containing protein ECT4 isoform X3, which encodes MLCLFPSLFFFPIEAAELLQNLSLDSQTNTLEFPESAKKTAGYQYGSTESVVPANSQIQSSERSVTPFLPDLMDPTMCYLPNGYSSPAYYYGSYNGTGNEWDNYSRYLNTDGVEMASGVYGDNGSVMYHNGYGYAPYGPYSPATSPVPTLVNDGQMYGPQHYQYPPYFQPLTASSGSFTPTQAVSSQGELTASTAPDQKTSPTETTKGNSGAIVSGGGMKGNNESIPVKPTYQNSLLNLNNTNGRGILPGGMPATGYQDPRFGFDGKYRNTGVTSFLKANNIPSSRNHNFRQNSNYMGLHQPGPMSDVGSTHGYMNGFYPNKFYGQYGNTFRSNMSFGSTGYDSRMNANGWLAVDSKYKPRGRDNGYFGYRNDSIDGLNELNRGPRAKGFKNQKGFAPVTLVVKGQNVPSIETVNEGKDEMATTPDKEQYNKADFPDDYSDAKFFVIKSYSEDDVHKSIKYNVWTSTPNGNKKLDAAYQEAQQKSGGCPVFLFFSVNTSGQFVGLAEMVGPVDFHKNVEYWQQDKWTGCFPLKWHIVKDIPNSLLKHITLENNENKPVTNSRDTQEVKLELGLKMVKIFKDHSSKTCILDDFGFYEKRQKMIQEKKAKQQQFQKQVLERKLEDEKKEVANMSHNTLEVVSDVTQGSISIAQSNGDLKPTENGPVTKAGNASMASKPLALEKRNVANGIVNVC